CCCAGGTCCATGAACTTGCCTGTCAGCATCTCGATGAACATCTCACCGTGTGACTGTTGGGAATACACATGGCCGCGACCGGCGCCGATCCCAATCAGATGGGCCATGTTCTCGTGCATGGTCTCGGCGCGGAGGAAGAACGCACCGCGTTTCGACGCCGCCCCGCGCACGATCTGCACGTGGTCGCGCAGTTCGGGAACAGCCTCGGCGTGGTCGCGCACTTCCCAGCCCGTACCGCCCCCGTGCGGGAGATCGAGTGCGGTGGCCAGCGCTTCGATGAGCGTTGATTTGCCCGAACCGTTCTCTCCGACGACGACGGTGGTGCGCTCGAACTCGACACCGTCGAGAAAGTCCCGGACAGCGGGAAGATCGCGCAACCAGGGGCTGAGCTCAGGCGGGGAGTGCGCGTGTCGGGACACTGACCGCAATGGGAGATCGACTCGGGAGTCCATGCCTGCCACAGTATCCATCGGCGCGGACATAGCGATCTGGGCAACACCCTTCTGCACGACGACGATGGTAGACAGCCGACGTGGTGCTGATGTCCCCTCGCTGCAGCTGGGTGCTACCCGAACGCAAGCCGCAGGGCCAGGACCACCAGCACGATCGCGATGAGGATGTCGAGGATCTGCCACACTCGCGGCCGAGCCAGATACCCCGACAGCCCGCGGGCGCCGTAGCCGATGCCGAGGAACCACGTGATCGATCCCAGGATCGCCCCGATCGTGAACGGCCAGACACCGCCGGACCCCTGCTGATTCGCGAGGTTGCCGAGCATGACCACCGTGTCGAGGTAGACGCCCGGATTGAGGAATGTCAGGGCCAGGGTCGTGACGACGACGGACTTCAGGCTGCGCTGGTGCGTATCAGCTTCGAGACCCGAGGCCCTGCGTGCAGATTTCAGACTGTCCCACGCGTACCAGAGCAGATAGGCCACACCCAGCCACCGCAGGATCTCCAGCGCCCACGGCGCCACCAACACGATCGCACCGATACCCACCGTGCCGGCCGTGATGAGCAGGGTGTCGGCGAGGATGCAGATGCCGAGCACCACGCCGAGGTGTTCGCGCCGAATGCCCTGACGCAGGACGAGGGCGTTCTGGGGTCCGACGGCGATGATGAGCGACCAACCGGCCAGGGTCCCGCTGATGAGATGAGTGAGCACCCGAAAAGACTATGACGCTCTCGCTGATAAGAAAAACAACATAATCTTTACTTGATGCACAATTGTTTCATGAACATCGATCACGTCAAGGCCCTTGCTGCCGTCGTCGACGAGGGCACGGTGGAGGACGGAGCGTTCGTCCTCGGCGTCACCCCATCGGCGACGAGCCAGCGCATCCGCACCCTCGAATCCCGACTGGGACAAGTGCTCATCCGTCGCACGAACCCCATCACCGTCACCGAGGCGGGGGAAGCGGTGCTCAAATATGCGCGGGAGATCGAGCTCCTCGAGTCCGAAACCATGGATCGTCTCCACGGCATCGACGTCGATGCTCCCGGCGAAGGCGAGGCGAGCGGAGCCAGGAGAGGGAGAGAGCCGACGGTGCTGCGGATCGGGGTCAACGCCGATTCGCTGGCGACCTGGTTCCGGCCGATCTTCGCCGAGGTTGCCGAATGGGACGACATCGTCATCCGCATCGAGGTCGCCGACCAGAATGTGGCCCTGCCCCTCCTGACCTCGGGGGAGGTGCTGGGCACGATCACCTCGGCGGAGTCCGGCGGCTACGGTACCCAGGTCAAGAGACTCGGGTCGATGCGCTACGTCGCCGTCGCGACGAAAGGTCTGCTGGAGAAGCACGGTGCCCACCCCGATGATCACGGCTCCCTCGCCGAGGTGGATCTCGGATCCCTGCCGATGGTGAACTTCGGCAAGGACGATGACCTGCAGTTCGCCTTTCTCCGGCGGGCAGGGGCCACCACGGTCCCGCCGATGTCCGTGGTGCCCAGCTCCTCGGAGTTCGCGGTCGCAGTCGAGGCCGGTGTCGGCTGGGGGCTCATCCCCATCATGCAGCTGGGGGACCTCAGCGATGACCTCGTGCCGATTTCGGACGAGCCGAACATCGACGTGGACCTCTACTGGCATCACTGGAATCTGGCCTCGCAGAAGCTCGGCCGCCTCACCGAGGCGCTCGATCGTGCCGCCGCGCAGATGCGATGAAGGTGCTCAGCTTCTCGGCTCGAGCACCTTCGCGATCAGCCATCTCAGCTGCTGAAGCGCGGCATCG
The Brevibacterium marinum genome window above contains:
- a CDS encoding AAA family ATPase, whose translation is MDSRVDLPLRSVSRHAHSPPELSPWLRDLPAVRDFLDGVEFERTTVVVGENGSGKSTLIEALATALDLPHGGGTGWEVRDHAEAVPELRDHVQIVRGAASKRGAFFLRAETMHENMAHLIGIGAGRGHVYSQQSHGEMFIEMLTGKFMDLGLWILDEPESALSFTASLTLLQLIRERDRAGLQTIMATHSPVLARAEGAKLVEVGEWGLRESTWDHLDMVDHWRRFLHEPRLYLRHFDGE
- a CDS encoding LysE family transporter, with the protein product MLTHLISGTLAGWSLIIAVGPQNALVLRQGIRREHLGVVLGICILADTLLITAGTVGIGAIVLVAPWALEILRWLGVAYLLWYAWDSLKSARRASGLEADTHQRSLKSVVVTTLALTFLNPGVYLDTVVMLGNLANQQGSGGVWPFTIGAILGSITWFLGIGYGARGLSGYLARPRVWQILDILIAIVLVVLALRLAFG
- a CDS encoding ArgP/LysG family DNA-binding transcriptional regulator; the protein is MNIDHVKALAAVVDEGTVEDGAFVLGVTPSATSQRIRTLESRLGQVLIRRTNPITVTEAGEAVLKYAREIELLESETMDRLHGIDVDAPGEGEASGARRGREPTVLRIGVNADSLATWFRPIFAEVAEWDDIVIRIEVADQNVALPLLTSGEVLGTITSAESGGYGTQVKRLGSMRYVAVATKGLLEKHGAHPDDHGSLAEVDLGSLPMVNFGKDDDLQFAFLRRAGATTVPPMSVVPSSSEFAVAVEAGVGWGLIPIMQLGDLSDDLVPISDEPNIDVDLYWHHWNLASQKLGRLTEALDRAAAQMR